Within the Hermetia illucens chromosome 6, iHerIll2.2.curated.20191125, whole genome shotgun sequence genome, the region TTCATCCTAAAAatgctttcttttcttttaataatcGTCCTAAGTTATTGGGGAACTTGATTTCACTTTTTGAACTGTACAAGCTAAACATTGTTCTCCCGCATCGAACCAGCATTCCTCACAAAACGCAAAGTAACAACCACGCGTTTTACaattcgcaaagtgatgcggtcTTGATGGATCATCTGAAATTGTCCTTCACTTTAATTGATTCAGTTTTCTATGGAACAAAACGTACATTTCTTTGGTTCTGGCTCCCGGCAAATGGGGCAAGATCGTCTGCCGACTGGAAAGTTTCGAAGCCAGCCAAACAGGCCGGGAAACTTCATTCGTAAGGTCTTGTGGAGTAAGCCAGGAAATTATTGTACTGTGAATCTGATTCCACTACAATTGATCTTTGTTCCTTCTACTTACCACGAAAAAGTTCAACCGATGTTGTATTCTATGCTTCTCCACTTCATTCCTTACGACTTCCTGCATGGTTACAAatatttgcttccttcgcttcaGAAGTTTGTTGTAAAGATGCAACACTCGTCGCTTTTCTTGTTTTCGGTAGAAGTAACTGCAAACTACATGTCTTAAACGGAACATAATTCTCTGATTGCATATTAAAAATGTTAACGCGAAATATAGAGCAGCAAATTTCAGATAgaatctgcaaatttttttgtcatttaatGCTTTCAATAATTTCAAATGGTTTTACAAAGGGGGCAGATGGTTTGGCCTAGGTAAGCACTGTTCATTGGATAGTTTTACATGAATGGTTTCTTTCGTGTTGAAACCTTTCAGTGTTGCTCTTATAAGATTAGCGACGATGCCAGTTCCATTAACCTGGAAATGTGGTACAAGTGAcccctttctactaaatttaaaCCCAATCTTACTTGAATGTTAAGAATATGTTCACCTTCTTGGTAATACTCGATGCGGGCATTGTTTCGCACGATATCCAAGAGAACGTAGATAATGTGATCCAGCAACAAAAATAGCAATGCCGTTATCAATTCTAGCAATAATTTTAGGATGTGTAAAAACATCCCCTTGCCCTCGGATTTGCTTTGTCGATAATCGGTTGGGTCAATTATTTCTCTACTTTCAATCTggaaattcattaaaatttgaaGGCGTTTATCTCTCAGAACCATCCAATGTTCTGCTTGCTTGACCCTGAATAACTGTAACTGTTTAGCGCATGTGTACATTTCGTAGATTGACTTGGCGATTCCTTTCATTTAATAGAAATTTTCAAGCACATGGCAGGGGGAGAACTTCGATCCCAGTGCATATTTACCTTTTTCAGTGGCAATAACGATCGTTCACCTCTTTCTTTTCGTCTTTCGTCAATTCTTTTGAAGTAAGCGGTAACGTAGATATTATCAGCTTCAATGTTGTTCACATATTGCCTTTGATAGCTGATGGCATCTAAACAATAAAATAAGTTATGCCTTGAGCTAAAATAGTCCAAGCAAATATGTCGAAAACAACTTACGGATGAttacttttatgaaaataaacGCCAAAATCCTTTTGACGATCTTCATGCAGTAGTCAAAAGCGCTTTTATTTTTAACGAACTTCTCAGTTAGCTCCTTACGGGTTTCATCtatatttctagaaaatagcgGAATTGttgatgatattttttttcaaaggcaGAGGAAAAGTAAGAAATTCAAAATGCATCGTTAAAATTTGATGAACGTTTCTTTTTCGTTATCAAAAgcgaaaaaattttaaaatgaaattttgtggttttgtggggtccccttacatgcaaagagggggaTGTAGTTTCTTTTTCACTTAATGTATCGGTGCGGAGAGTGAGGGTCAAAATGTGCAAACTTAAAGTAAGGcagggctcattttcggaaactacccaactcaaaaatttaggcctcaaaatgcatcccatttcgatatctgctcaaatcgaCATCACCTATTTATGGGTTCGTTATAACCATAGGCAGTTAGGTGTTGGTATTCCTCAAGTAGAGTTGTATGTCTGGTGCGCCTTGGTTAATCGTTGTAAGTGATTTTGTTAGAGGGAACATCAACATTAGTTGCACTTTAATGCCAATAGTATCAAAAGCGAAACCGGCGCAGTGTAATGTCCTCCTTTATGAGAGAGTCATTAAATTTAAAAGCCGCGCCTTGTATTTGTAAGAAGGGTGGTTATGAAAATCTAACGCATCATAAAACTTTCTCAAAGCAAAAAGCGTGAATTGCTTTTGAACAGACGCTGGGTTTCAGAATACCTATGGAAACATAGGAGTAATGCTAGTTCTAGGAGCTCCTTTAACGAAAAAAGATGTGGTCCGAATATTGCCAAGATTAGATTTGCGAGCTCCTTGCTTCCGGATATGATGATTGGGTGCACTAATCCTATCGATTTTCCGGTCCCACTGTTCTCCGGAGATCAATAAATGCCAAATTGTAAGATAGCCTGCTCAGGCGACCTTTCAGAAGTCGTAAACAAAGAACGATGCTAGCTAACTGAGGATGTTTTGTTGGTATATTTTGGGACAAGCGACACCTGATCGGTAGTAGTAAATTTTGTAATAGCAATCACTTCCGGAGCAGTCGCCAGTTGATTTGAAGCTGTTTCTTCTATCATGTTGTTT harbors:
- the LOC119660324 gene encoding protein sneaky: MFCLRNFSLYKYFLRKIDKAYFYVQDHFPRIHLIFFDRQNKWRFSRYILSYFYGIFIAFIFWEFIIYDLGFPPDILYCTLIGFIVVLGLGYTFSKRIRCVVILTCLGFWGKSGRSFLRAITYALIISGPIKNMAENGRETIRVFSCSAVLTYNLTKTRFDLMTRPFVNAIVGMKENVSTIKDSFGNLKTVVEPIVEEIEEPDSNTNLSEATERRKRTNEDKVESAEFYQEKYSKKIEERCEAQLKKGEAKCKKAFSEAYEKCYEKLPALINTLFCWPMKITVVCNIKLYTFSMKGRGVCDPTGVVDERLGENYHYLKETRNKFVANLSSVDLEYQVISPKEIPGVKNIDETRKELTEKFVKNKSAFDYCMKIVKRILAFIFIKVIIHAISYQRQYVNNIEADNIYVTAYFKRIDERRKERGERSLLPLKKIESREIIDPTDYRQSKSEGKGMFLHILKLLLELITALLFLLLDHIIYVLLDIVRNNARIEYYQEGEHILNIQVNGTGIVANLIRATLKGFNTKETIHVKLSNEQCLPRPNHLPPLFYLKFAALYFALTFLICNQRIMFRLRHVVCSYFYRKQEKRRVLHLYNKLLKRRKQIFVTMQEVVRNEVEKHRIQHRLNFFVTLRMKFPGLFGWLRNFPVGRRSCPICREPEPKKYDPSRPHHFANCKTRGCYFAFCEECWFDAGEQCLACTVQKVKSSSPIT